The genomic region AACTGTATCAACAGGCTCGCTGATGGTAGCAGTTATATCCCTTACAGGTAAGGCTTTGAATGTATTTTTGCGATAGCCATTAATATACTCATCTTCCAGACATGTTGGTAAGAGTTAGATAGGGGTTTTTAGGCAACAACCTGTCTCTGCCTCTCTGCCTTAAAGAAGGAGGCGTTTAATGATTTCACATCCATACTGGTCACTTAAAATCATCCTGCGCTTTGTTCACAAAGTATTGACCTTGTTTGAAGTTTCAATCTCTCAATTCATGATAAAAAATTAAGGTACGATAAAATGCAAATGTGTAATATTAATACAGTGTACAAAATACAGCAGTTTTCTAAATACAGGACTCTTTCTTATACCAAGTTATGTTGCATAGCTTTGTGTCAGTTAATTCATTCTTTCCCTTTCTCTTCCATCAGAGACTCCAAACTCACCCGGCTCCTAAAAGACAGTCTCGGCGGCAACTGCAAGACAGTTATGATCGCCAACGTCTCCCCAGCAAGCATCAGTTACGAAGACACATACAACACACTGAAATACGCAGCCAGAGCCAATAAAATACAACTGAGCattaaaaagaatattgttGACGGTGACATGAGGCTCTCTCAATATGTTAAGATTAATGAGGAGCTGAAGAAAAAGGTTAAGGAATTGGAGGCAAAACTCTCATTGTCTAGTGTTAAAGTGGTGTCGAGGGAACCGGATAGGGCGAGGGAGAAaggtttgttttattctatttattatgGCTTAGCTTATGGCGATTCGCAACTAAATTTTGAATACCTACCCAAGTACACCTTCGACATCTGCACATATTTAAAATTGGGTCCTGCGCAGCGACATTAATATACTACCAGTCTCTTATTTGTTAGTTTTTCAGCGAATGGGTAATTTATGATACTCTGAAAAACCTGATTACCCTAATACCAATGTATTTTATACTAATGACTTCATTAATTTAACTTCAAGTTGACACAGTCAATATTCAGCGTAGTCCGCCAAGTTTTCTAATATACAACATTCATATTCCCATACCCATTATGGGCATCCTTAAGTCGTCCGCCATTAACTCGCCAAGAAGACGAAGAATGAGTTTTCTACTACTTCTTAGAACCTCTTTATTTGACCCAAGTCTTTTCCCCCAGCTGTACAAGACTGGCGCAAGCGTATCTCAGAGGCGGAGGCAGTATACGGTGCAGTGGAGGACACTCTTCTGAGCCTGATGTGCCGGCAGCGCGTGCTGGCGCTGCGGCAGCGCCTGCGCACGCGCGCCTTCTCGCACGTCGCCGACCTCGCGCATCGCTCCTCCAGCGAGGCTATGGAACAGGTCAGATTATATATGTTACTAGCCGTTTATGCCGTTTATATGTTACTAGACGTTTTcccacagtttcacccgcgtcccgtgggagctactgcccgcaacgggataaaatatagcctatgttactcgtgaataatgtagctttcgaatggtgaaagaatatttaaaatcggtccagtagtttctgagtttatccattacaaccaaacaaacaaagttttcctctttataatattagtatagattgtaaAAGTAACTGTATAGTGAGAGTTGGCAGTTTGTAGAAATTAagttttcacattatttttggTAAACATTTGTGTGGACTcactgtcactcgtcatactgacactcactcccttcctattcatgtcatctttcaggcaatccgtccatcttttcttaggtggAAGACCTATCCATCtacatctacattcatacttagcacacactttgttgcatgcatatcatccctcctcattacatgcccataccatgacaatcttctacttctcatcttttctgcaAAGTAattgattcaatatttttttactttagatgTGCACAGAAGAAATACCACGTCAAGAACGCGCAGCTGAAAGTTACATGAAACAATCTGTACATTTGGACTCGAAAGTTATGACCGCATGGACCAAATGGGACGATAGCAAAAAGAAACTGAACACTCTTTGTGAACAAGCTCTCTCCGCCTGCCCCGAATTAACCGACTTTATTGACAAAGTACACTTAAACACCGAATTAAGACAGATAAATGCTAGAGACAGTTTAAGGCAGAAACTCATGTCCATACAATATGGAGAGATCGACGCGTTCACCGAATACATGAGCGAGATGCCCAGTATGTTGAAAAAATTGTATCTAACGCTCAAAGGCTATGACAAAGTACCGCCAGCACTAGCGTCTGAGTACatagaaattatgaaaaaggCTAAATCAGCTAAAGGCATAAAATGGGCGGGTGATGGCCACGAAGGCGACGCACACTTCAAATTCATCTCAACGTTAGACCTAAGCAAACCATCAACGACATTAGAATCCAGTTTCTCCAAAAAAGACGACATACCCGTAGACATAACTGACAGTGACGACTTAACCGACGTAGAAAATAAAGATCCTATCAGGTTATCAGCGGAAAAACGCAAGGGAACACCAATTAAACTGCCTAATAACGAAACCATTATAATTAATGACTCCTTCGAGAGTTTAGACACGACGAGAAACTTGAATTCTGCAAAGAAAATCAAGAGAGAATATGACATGACAGCTGACGTTGAGAACTACGGTCCCATAGACCCTAAGGACTTGAATTCGACGTTTGTTTTGACTGGCAAGATGGAGGAAGCTTTAAAGAAGGCGGTGAAGACAGAATTTAAGACTGAAATTGTTCCAGAGAAGAGGGGGCTGATGGATAGGACGAATACCATGCCAAGAGCGATCAACTTCGGCGATAGAGGTACGTGATGCTGCTGCTAACTTTCTCATTAAACACGATAAAGGAGAGGAGTTATAATTTTAACGTTTCAATCTTATGAGAGACTTTAATGACCTCTCAATCTTAAAACATTGTAGCTCGAAACATCTACTAAGAAATAGACGGGCCGATTTTGATACAATATatgattaggtaggtaggtacctagattGTGGTTGTCTTGTTTTTTACTCGACTTTACCTATCATTAGGATGTCTAAGTTTGCAGAATGTACCCTCCACATTTCtaacattttaatgttatttaaaaattatgctTTTTCTAGCCAAAATAGTAAAGCCAGTGGTCGGCAAGGCGATGCCGTTCCGCCGGCCGGCGCCGCAGCCCAACCCGCCTGCTCGGAGCTTCGGCTTCGGCTCAAGTGTGCCTAGAGACGCGCAAGCGCAGAGGAACGTACAAGGTAATTATAAACCTTATGCATGTTGGAATAAAGGCTAGTTTCACTACTGAGTTATGATTGTTTTTCTAgcatttaattaatgatttgtTCATGAAAAACTAAAGGCATTTCCCAGGCATCCCTGGGATGATCTGTCGATTCATGGGTCACTTAAATGTAACGCATGCCTTGCCTTGTTGTTTTATACCCCAGCTGTCATAATGTTTATTAAACCATAGAACATTAAATTGTTCTGTATATAtcgacttttaatttaattggtaaTTTCTATAGACACTTGGATGTGGTGAAACTAGCCGTGTTGTCATTGTGTGTCACGTCCATTGTGTTgttgtagtttatttgtttgtagacCTAAATCCTCAGAAGAAAACTATACAGCATtctcaaatacataca from Helicoverpa armigera isolate CAAS_96S chromosome 4, ASM3070526v1, whole genome shotgun sequence harbors:
- the LOC110370469 gene encoding kinesin-like protein KIF18A isoform X4, translating into MVRVERPRQVGQKGPSTALAPSKSGSTQNMAANVKVVVRVRPLNERELESNTRVVVDVVDDKMLVFDPKEEAQPFFYQGVQQPNKNFLKRANKELKFVFDNVCGLDATNKDVFETTTKDILASLMEGYNCSVFAYGATGAGKTFTMIGNNEHPGISYLTMEHLFYTINSFEHEREFDIGVSYIEVYNENVYDLLKPSSTPLQLREDSKYGVMVAGLTLANIKTARELLNMLENGNKNRTQHPTDANAESSRSHAVFQVYVQMRYKTSSQLRIVKLSMIDLAGSERASATGCVGDRFKEGANINKSLLSLGNCINRLADGSSYIPYRDSKLTRLLKDSLGGNCKTVMIANVSPASISYEDTYNTLKYAARANKIQLSIKKNIVDGDMRLSQYVKINEELKKKVKELEAKLSLSSVKVVSREPDRAREKAVQDWRKRISEAEAVYGAVEDTLLSLMCRQRVLALRQRLRTRAFSHVADLAHRSSSEAMEQMCTEEIPRQERAAESYMKQSVHLDSKVMTAWTKWDDSKKKLNTLCEQALSACPELTDFIDKVHLNTELRQINARDSLRQKLMSIQYGEIDAFTEYMSEMPSMLKKLYLTLKGYDKVPPALASEYIEIMKKAKSAKGIKWAGDGHEGDAHFKFISTLDLSKPSTTLESSFSKKDDIPVDITDSDDLTDVENKDPIRLSAEKRKGTPIKLPNNETIIINDSFESLDTTRNLNSAKKIKREYDMTADVENYGPIDPKDLNSTFVLTGKMEEALKKAVKTEFKTEIVPEKRGLMDRTNTMPRAINFGDRAKIVKPVVGKAMPFRRPAPQPNPPARSFGFGSSVPRDAQAQRNVQVRARDRFQSHPYSRPPPISRK
- the LOC110370469 gene encoding kinesin-like protein KIF18A isoform X3, whose translation is MVRVERPRQVGQKGPSTALAPSKSGSTQNMAANVKVVVRVRPLNERELESNTRVVVDVVDDKMLVFDPKEEAQPFFYQGVQQPNKNFLKRANKELKFVFDNVCGLDATNKDVFETTTKDILASLMEGYNCSVFAYGATGAGKTFTMIGNNEHPGISYLTMEHLFYTINSFEHEREFDIGVSYIEVYNENVYDLLKPSSTPLQLREDSKYGVMVAGLTLANIKTARELLNMLENGNKNRTQHPTDANAESSRSHAVFQVYVQMRYKTSSQLRIVKLSMIDLAGSERASATGCVGDRFKEGANINKSLLSLGNCINRLADGSSYIPYRDSKLTRLLKDSLGGNCKTVMIANVSPASISYEDTYNTLKYAARANKIQLSIKKNIVDGDMRLSQYVKINEELKKKVKELEAKLSLSSVKVVSREPDRAREKAVQDWRKRISEAEAVYGAVEDTLLSLMCRQRVLALRQRLRTRAFSHVADLAHRSSSEAMEQMCTEEIPRQERAAESYMKQSVHLDSKVMTAWTKWDDSKKKLNTLCEQALSACPELTDFIDKVHLNTELRQINARDSLRQKLMSIQYGEIDAFTEYMSEMPSMLKKLYLTLKGYDKVPPALASEYIEIMKKAKSAKGIKWAGDGHEGDAHFKFISTLDLSKPSTTLESSFSKKDDIPVDITDSDDLTDVENKDPIRLSAEKRKGTPIKLPNNETIIINDSFESLDTTRNLNSAKKIKREYDMTADVENYGPIDPKDLNSTFVLTGKMEEALKKAVKTEFKTEIVPEKRGLMDRTNTMPRAINFGDRAKIVKPVVGKAMPFRRPAPQPNPPARSFGFGSSVPRDAQAQRNVQAVRARDRFQSHPYSRPPPISRK
- the LOC110370469 gene encoding kinesin-like protein KIF18A isoform X2 is translated as MVRVERPRQVGQKGPSTALAPSKSGSTQNMAANVKVVVRVRPLNERELESNTRVVVDVVDDKMLVFDPKEEAQPFFYQGVQQPNKNFLKRANKELKFVFDNVCGLDATNKDVFETTTKDILASLMEGYNCSVFAYGATGAGKTFTMIGNNEHPGISYLTMEHLFYTINSFEHEREFDIGVSYIEVYNENVYDLLKPSSTPLQLREDSKYGVMVAGLTLANIKTARELLNMLENGNKNRTQHPTDANAESSRSHAVFQVYVQMRYKTSSQLRIVKLSMIDLAGSERASATGCVGDRFKEGANINKSLLSLGNCINRLADGSSYIPYRDSKLTRLLKDSLGGNCKTVMIANVSPASISYEDTYNTLKYAARANKIQLSIKKNIVDGDMRLSQYVKINEELKKKVKELEAKLSLSSVKVVSREPDRAREKAVQDWRKRISEAEAVYGAVEDTLLSLMCRQRVLALRQRLRTRAFSHVADLAHRSSSEAMEQMCTEEIPRQERAAESYMKQSVHLDSKVMTAWTKWDDSKKKLNTLCEQALSACPELTDFIDKVHLNTELRQINARDSLRQKLMSIQYGEIDAFTEYMSEMPSMLKKLYLTLKGYDKVPPALASEYIEIMKKAKSAKGIKWAGDGHEGDAHFKFISTLDLSKPSTTLESSFSKKDDIPVDITDSDDLTDVENKDPIRLSAEKRKGTPIKLPNNETIIINDSFESLDTTRNLNSAKKIKREYDMTADVENYGPIDPKDLNSTFVLTGKMEEALKKAVKTEFKTEIVPEKRGLMDRTNTMPRAINFGDRAKIVKPVVGKAMPFRRPAPQPNPPARSFGFGSSVPRDAQAQRNVQVGYKAVRARDRFQSHPYSRPPPISRK
- the LOC110370469 gene encoding kinesin-like protein KIF18A isoform X1 produces the protein MVRVERPRQVGQKGPSTALAPSKSGSTQNMAANVKVVVRVRPLNERELESNTRVVVDVVDDKMLVFDPKEEAQPFFYQGVQQPNKNFLKRANKELKFVFDNVCGLDATNKDVFETTTKDILASLMEGYNCSVFAYGATGAGKTFTMIGNNEHPGISYLTMEHLFYTINSFEHEREFDIGVSYIEVYNENVYDLLKPSSTPLQLREDSKYGVMVAGLTLANIKTARELLNMLENGNKNRTQHPTDANAESSRSHAVFQVYVQMRYKTSSQLRIVKLSMIDLAGSERASATGCVGDRFKEGANINKSLLSLGNCINRLADGSSYIPYRDSKLTRLLKDSLGGNCKTVMIANVSPASISYEDTYNTLKYAARANKIQLSIKKNIVDGDMRLSQYVKINEELKKKVKELEAKLSLSSVKVVSREPDRAREKAVQDWRKRISEAEAVYGAVEDTLLSLMCRQRVLALRQRLRTRAFSHVADLAHRSSSEAMEQMCTEEIPRQERAAESYMKQSVHLDSKVMTAWTKWDDSKKKLNTLCEQALSACPELTDFIDKVHLNTELRQINARDSLRQKLMSIQYGEIDAFTEYMSEMPSMLKKLYLTLKGYDKVPPALASEYIEIMKKAKSAKGIKWAGDGHEGDAHFKFISTLDLSKPSTTLESSFSKKDDIPVDITDSDDLTDVENKDPIRLSAEKRKGTPIKLPNNETIIINDSFESLDTTRNLNSAKKIKREYDMTADVENYGPIDPKDLNSTFVLTGKMEEALKKAVKTEFKTEIVPEKRGLMDRTNTMPRAINFGDRAKIVKPVVGKAMPFRRPAPQPNPPARSFGFGSSVPRDAQAQRNVQDSLGRGKTNVTQKSVGYKAVRARDRFQSHPYSRPPPISRK